The Halorhabdus sp. BNX81 genome includes a region encoding these proteins:
- a CDS encoding endo-1,4-beta-xylanase has translation MTDDRLHIHGDRRTFLKSVGALGAATAVGSGSIGSVVADNHLDDYHQTLRSELQEKYDLPAGSFRYGATEQETIDSFEFQSGDSGTLSEISVDNDSVPITQGVRIEVNEEGADSWTYSYQRFLEEQSFEEGDVLLGVGYIRSESENAETEGFFKYRYVDEDGNTQYQDANYITGTTTVQPGEEWTRYYFPIEVGAQPGTSRTPYVEFWLGMAQQTVEFGGMALIDYSDADVAVGDLPSGAPSTGDGYEMWSETDDAYYSELISDLKGYNLGGAGQFVNGTTEAAVFDTYELGGGSADLANQQSLDVSGDDVPFSEATRIEVTEPAEDDWLISFKSYGNRGLSSGDVLLGVAYMRDPEGDSTITYKSTGTGNESSNYVTKSGPSLTGEWKRYYFPIEYGSDAASGEWWTEIWLGAKAQTVDIGGLAVIDFAQGVAVGDLPAWEEAISEQWEEEADARIEDHRKTDFGVEVVDDGGNAVEGADVEVAMQEHDFNFGTEVTADHLIPNTEPGDKYREVITENFNTAVLGNHHKWRFFEEAQDTADAATEWLVEQDMSIRGHVCLWAAVDSYAVPADVVAAMGREWSEVDDPELDPEYVRDRTFEHIEEIINHYADFKDYGSVIDEWEVHNETTHVPGFIKAVRGVGPDEELDINPVEAPVLAEWHNHAEDVAPDDVGIAINDYNTIEGPIEQTRQDHNRMAEFLVEEGVGLDGIGLQSHFNQSMALTPTEIWDALELYTGHGAGIRITEFDMADETWTEADKATFFKQFLKVTFSHPNVDTFMVWGFKDDLHWRDDAPFFDAQWNEKPSFGVWQDLVFDEWWTEKAGSTDADGVYATDGFKGTYRITATHGEQTAEREIEIDDSTDTVTVTIGEVEDGDGEEDDGADDGEETAPGTLPGGSGPSQDPDGDGLHEDVNGDGNANIADVRSLLNNRNHESVRANADAYDFDGDGSVDVGDALALFRKLYQ, from the coding sequence ATGACAGACGATCGATTACACATTCATGGCGATCGACGGACGTTTCTGAAGTCCGTCGGGGCACTCGGGGCGGCAACGGCGGTTGGATCGGGGTCAATCGGGTCGGTGGTGGCCGACAATCATCTCGACGACTATCACCAGACACTACGGAGCGAGCTCCAGGAGAAGTACGATCTGCCTGCCGGGTCGTTCCGGTATGGGGCAACAGAACAGGAGACGATCGACAGTTTCGAGTTCCAGTCCGGTGACAGCGGCACCCTCTCGGAGATCTCCGTCGACAACGACTCGGTCCCGATCACCCAGGGCGTCCGCATCGAAGTCAACGAGGAAGGCGCGGACTCCTGGACGTACTCCTACCAGCGATTCCTCGAAGAACAGTCCTTCGAGGAAGGGGACGTCCTCCTCGGCGTCGGGTACATCCGCAGCGAGTCGGAGAACGCGGAGACGGAGGGCTTCTTCAAATATCGGTACGTGGACGAGGACGGCAACACGCAATACCAGGATGCCAACTACATCACTGGCACCACGACTGTCCAGCCGGGCGAGGAGTGGACCCGCTATTACTTCCCGATCGAAGTCGGGGCCCAGCCGGGAACTTCTCGCACCCCATACGTCGAATTCTGGCTTGGAATGGCCCAGCAGACCGTCGAGTTCGGCGGGATGGCGCTGATCGACTACAGTGACGCAGACGTCGCGGTCGGCGATCTCCCAAGCGGCGCGCCGAGTACGGGCGATGGCTACGAGATGTGGTCGGAGACTGACGACGCCTATTACTCGGAGCTCATCAGCGACCTCAAGGGATACAACCTCGGCGGTGCCGGTCAGTTCGTCAACGGCACGACCGAGGCGGCCGTCTTCGACACGTACGAACTCGGCGGCGGCAGTGCGGACCTCGCCAACCAGCAGTCCCTGGACGTCAGCGGCGACGACGTGCCGTTCTCGGAGGCGACCCGGATCGAAGTGACCGAACCAGCCGAGGACGACTGGCTGATCAGCTTCAAGTCCTACGGGAACCGTGGGCTATCGAGCGGCGACGTGCTGCTCGGCGTCGCGTACATGCGCGATCCGGAAGGCGATTCCACGATCACCTACAAATCGACGGGAACGGGCAACGAGTCGTCCAATTACGTCACCAAATCGGGCCCCTCGCTCACCGGCGAGTGGAAGCGGTACTACTTCCCGATCGAGTACGGCAGCGACGCTGCATCCGGCGAATGGTGGACCGAGATCTGGCTCGGCGCAAAGGCCCAGACCGTCGACATCGGCGGCCTCGCCGTCATCGACTTCGCGCAGGGAGTAGCCGTCGGTGACCTCCCCGCCTGGGAAGAGGCCATCAGCGAGCAGTGGGAGGAAGAAGCCGACGCCCGGATCGAGGACCATCGCAAGACCGACTTCGGGGTCGAAGTCGTCGACGACGGCGGCAACGCCGTCGAGGGTGCCGATGTCGAGGTCGCCATGCAGGAACACGACTTCAACTTCGGGACGGAGGTCACCGCCGATCACCTGATCCCGAACACCGAGCCCGGAGATAAATACCGCGAGGTCATCACGGAGAACTTCAACACCGCCGTCCTGGGCAACCACCACAAGTGGCGCTTCTTCGAGGAGGCACAGGACACCGCCGACGCGGCCACGGAGTGGCTCGTCGAACAGGACATGTCCATCCGTGGCCACGTCTGTCTATGGGCGGCCGTTGACTCGTACGCCGTACCGGCGGATGTTGTCGCGGCGATGGGCCGGGAGTGGTCGGAGGTAGACGATCCCGAACTCGATCCGGAGTACGTCCGCGATCGAACGTTCGAGCACATCGAGGAGATCATCAACCACTACGCGGACTTCAAGGACTACGGCAGCGTCATCGACGAGTGGGAGGTCCACAACGAGACCACTCACGTGCCCGGGTTCATCAAGGCAGTCCGTGGTGTCGGTCCTGACGAGGAACTCGACATCAACCCCGTCGAGGCACCGGTCCTCGCCGAGTGGCACAACCACGCCGAGGACGTCGCCCCCGACGATGTCGGGATCGCGATCAACGACTACAACACCATCGAGGGCCCCATCGAGCAAACGCGCCAGGACCACAACCGAATGGCCGAGTTCCTGGTCGAAGAGGGCGTCGGGCTCGACGGGATCGGCCTGCAATCACACTTCAACCAGTCGATGGCGCTTACCCCGACCGAGATCTGGGATGCCCTGGAGCTGTATACCGGCCACGGTGCGGGCATCCGCATCACCGAGTTCGACATGGCCGACGAGACCTGGACGGAGGCCGACAAGGCCACCTTCTTCAAGCAGTTCCTCAAGGTGACGTTCAGCCATCCGAACGTGGACACCTTCATGGTGTGGGGCTTCAAGGACGACCTCCACTGGCGGGACGACGCGCCCTTCTTCGACGCCCAGTGGAACGAGAAACCGTCCTTCGGCGTCTGGCAGGACCTGGTCTTCGACGAGTGGTGGACAGAGAAAGCCGGCAGCACCGACGCCGACGGCGTCTACGCGACCGACGGATTCAAGGGCACCTACCGGATCACGGCGACCCACGGCGAGCAGACCGCCGAACGGGAGATCGAGATCGACGACAGCACCGACACCGTGACGGTCACAATCGGCGAGGTCGAAGACGGCGACGGTGAGGAAGACGACGGTGCGGACGACGGCGAGGAGACCGCGCCCGGTACGCTGCCCGGCGGCAGCGGCCCGTCCCAGGATCCCGACGGCGACGGCCTCCACGAGGACGTCAACGGCGACGGCAACGCCAACATCGCAGACGTGCGCTCGCTGTTGAACAATCGCAATCACGAGTCAGTGCGGGCCAACGCCGACGCCTACGACTTCGACGGCGACGGCAGCGTCGACGTCGGCGACGCCCTCGCGCTGTTCCGGAAGCTCTACCAGTAA
- a CDS encoding undecaprenyl-diphosphate phosphatase, with protein sequence MDETLLAALLGAVQGALEWLPVSSEGALALARTAVGDTALEATQFALFLHVGTAFAATVYYRADVRDLLGDVREWRPETAFAPAGADLSFVVLAMTTSFATGGIAYLSLEELVSTLSGGAFVALIGALLVATGLIQYVAEGSGGRRADPDAVDAVLVGALQGLAILPGVSRSGTTVSALLLRGHDGEGSLRLSFLLSIPAALAAGVLVLVETGLPGIEPVAAVVALAVSAVVGYLTVGTLVALVRRLAFWAVCTAFGLLAVASGLAIAVV encoded by the coding sequence ATGGATGAAACGCTACTCGCGGCACTGCTAGGTGCCGTCCAGGGTGCCCTGGAGTGGCTCCCGGTGTCGAGCGAGGGCGCGCTGGCACTGGCCCGGACGGCGGTCGGCGACACCGCCCTGGAGGCGACGCAGTTCGCGCTCTTCTTACACGTCGGGACCGCTTTCGCGGCGACAGTCTACTACCGGGCGGACGTCCGGGATCTCCTCGGGGACGTCCGCGAATGGCGACCCGAGACGGCCTTCGCGCCGGCCGGTGCTGACCTCTCCTTTGTCGTGCTCGCGATGACGACCTCGTTCGCGACCGGCGGGATCGCCTATCTCAGCCTCGAAGAACTGGTCTCGACGCTGTCGGGCGGCGCGTTCGTCGCGCTCATCGGCGCGTTGCTGGTCGCGACGGGGCTGATCCAGTACGTCGCCGAGGGGTCGGGCGGGCGGCGGGCGGATCCGGACGCGGTGGACGCCGTCCTCGTCGGCGCGCTTCAGGGCCTGGCCATTCTGCCCGGTGTCTCCCGGTCCGGGACAACCGTGAGCGCGCTGTTGCTCCGGGGCCACGACGGCGAGGGATCGCTCCGGCTGTCGTTTCTGCTGTCGATCCCCGCCGCCCTGGCGGCCGGCGTGCTGGTGCTCGTCGAGACCGGGCTGCCCGGGATCGAGCCGGTCGCGGCGGTCGTCGCACTCGCGGTCAGCGCGGTCGTGGGCTATCTGACCGTCGGAACGCTGGTCGCGCTGGTTCGTCGGCTGGCGTTCTGGGCCGTCTGTACGGCGTTCGGGCTGCTCGCGGTCGCCAGCGGTCTCGCGATCGCAGTGGTGTAG
- the rnhB gene encoding ribonuclease HII, with product MTGSGDGSTAGEDSADADEHAPGERTCLDDWTDDGSDLRAGVDEAGKGPVLGSMFAACVVADPADLPDDVDDSKDLSAERREELAAVVRDRAHAVAVSEIPVARIDDPETDMNTLTVAAHAEALEPVASDGLTAYLDAGDTNAVRFERRVADRIEADLDLRAEHGADASYLIVGAASIIAKVERDAHVAELAAEYGDLGSGYPGDSTTRDFLEDYIEAHGELPACARESWQTSRDVRNAAGQAALDDFD from the coding sequence ATGACGGGGAGTGGCGACGGTTCGACCGCCGGTGAGGACTCCGCCGACGCGGACGAGCACGCGCCCGGCGAGCGAACGTGCCTCGATGACTGGACCGACGACGGGAGCGATCTCCGGGCCGGCGTCGACGAGGCCGGCAAGGGGCCGGTGCTGGGATCGATGTTCGCGGCCTGCGTCGTCGCCGACCCCGCCGATCTGCCCGACGACGTCGACGACTCGAAGGACCTCTCGGCCGAGCGCCGCGAGGAACTCGCGGCCGTCGTTCGCGATCGAGCGCACGCCGTGGCAGTCAGCGAGATCCCGGTCGCGCGGATCGACGACCCCGAGACCGACATGAACACGCTCACCGTCGCGGCCCACGCCGAAGCACTCGAACCAGTCGCCAGCGACGGACTCACCGCCTACCTCGACGCCGGTGACACCAACGCCGTCCGCTTCGAGCGCCGTGTCGCCGACCGGATCGAGGCCGATCTCGATCTCCGGGCCGAGCATGGCGCTGACGCGTCCTATCTGATCGTCGGGGCGGCGAGCATCATCGCCAAAGTCGAACGCGACGCCCATGTTGCGGAGCTTGCGGCCGAGTACGGCGACCTCGGCAGCGGCTACCCCGGCGATTCGACGACCCGGGACTTTCTGGAGGACTATATTGAAGCACACGGCGAACTCCCGGCGTGTGCGCGAGAGTCGTGGCAGACGAGCCGCGACGTCCGTAACGCGGCCGGGCAGGCCGCTCTCGATGATTTTGATTGA
- a CDS encoding 2,3,4,5-tetrahydropyridine-2,6-dicarboxylate N-succinyltransferase: protein MSLESDIETLWDRSDDLTPADLTEDQQATLDRFLEALEAGEVRAAEKRGDSWEANAWVKQGILLNFTLRDTQAREYGDVTYHDVLPLRETADLGERGTRNTPDGTVIRRGAYVGSDAILMSPAFVNIGAHVGDGTLVDSNDVVGSCAQIGDDVKLGANTVIGGVLEPVEDAPVIVEDGVALGAGSRVTSGFVVGENSVVGEDTLLSPRIPVYDLVEEEILYGELPPERRAFQRFVESSIGEHDLFDGGAFKPAVVATHVEEETLEGAEREDALRE from the coding sequence ATGAGTCTGGAAAGCGATATCGAGACGCTCTGGGATCGATCGGACGACCTGACACCTGCTGATCTCACTGAGGACCAGCAGGCCACCCTGGATCGCTTCCTCGAAGCACTGGAGGCCGGTGAGGTTCGGGCGGCCGAAAAACGAGGCGATAGCTGGGAAGCCAACGCCTGGGTCAAGCAGGGCATCCTGCTGAATTTTACTCTGCGGGACACCCAGGCCCGCGAGTACGGCGACGTGACCTACCACGACGTGCTCCCGCTTCGGGAGACCGCTGACCTTGGCGAGCGTGGCACCCGAAACACACCTGACGGGACCGTCATCCGACGCGGTGCCTACGTGGGCAGCGATGCGATCCTGATGAGTCCGGCGTTCGTAAACATCGGTGCGCACGTCGGCGACGGCACGCTCGTGGACTCCAACGATGTCGTCGGGTCGTGCGCTCAGATCGGCGACGACGTGAAACTCGGCGCGAACACCGTCATCGGTGGCGTGCTCGAACCCGTCGAGGACGCGCCGGTGATCGTCGAGGACGGCGTGGCACTGGGAGCCGGCAGTCGTGTCACCTCGGGGTTCGTCGTCGGCGAGAACTCGGTGGTCGGCGAGGATACGCTGTTATCCCCCCGGATTCCCGTCTATGACTTAGTCGAGGAGGAGATTCTCTACGGCGAGTTGCCGCCCGAACGTCGGGCATTCCAGCGGTTTGTCGAGTCCTCCATCGGCGAGCACGACCTCTTCGACGGCGGCGCGTTCAAGCCGGCCGTGGTTGCGACCCACGTCGAGGAGGAGACGTTGGAAGGAGCCGAGCGGGAGGACGCCTTGCGGGAGTAA
- a CDS encoding AbrB/MazE/SpoVT family DNA-binding domain-containing protein, whose amino-acid sequence MSKTAEADDRGRIVIPHEIREKHGDRYRVVELDDRVELIPINRDPIEGLRDAVGDTFDGNSIAEIKEQARTAAREAAVEDLSDSSQ is encoded by the coding sequence ATGAGCAAAACCGCCGAGGCCGACGATCGGGGGCGGATCGTCATTCCGCATGAAATCCGAGAGAAGCACGGCGATCGGTATCGGGTCGTTGAACTCGATGATCGGGTCGAACTCATTCCGATCAACCGGGATCCAATCGAAGGGCTTCGAGATGCCGTCGGCGATACGTTCGACGGAAATTCGATCGCCGAGATCAAAGAGCAGGCACGGACGGCCGCCAGGGAAGCTGCGGTCGAGGATCTCTCGGACTCGTCGCAATGA
- a CDS encoding CheF family chemotaxis protein — protein MSEEEQKILDVAGDYRQVRRDGQRVNDPDWQSSRIVLTDKRLVLAGNGSNRSLPHGRVTIPNDLDAIEIATDAIALRVGSTVIEISPTSESDFPSTYCRANLAGEVVLVNHPAVVGGVVQDDAEWTKARFSATEEEVTLTFPGGERVTSDFADVGTVETGTRSVMGETRPVVEIEHTDDDGRSVETHLSGTERHTSVLRKLFEVSVAERDDEYELTETESQVLMALYSGVSPFEMADFVGLSVDEVEEIYGKLLEVGAVDEVRTRTEVSLNAQGRNMASEAMNEQ, from the coding sequence ATGAGTGAGGAAGAACAAAAAATCCTGGACGTTGCCGGAGACTACCGGCAGGTCCGCCGCGACGGCCAGCGGGTCAACGATCCCGATTGGCAGTCCTCACGCATCGTCCTGACCGACAAGCGGCTCGTTCTGGCGGGCAACGGGTCGAATCGGTCGCTGCCTCACGGGCGGGTGACGATCCCGAACGATCTCGATGCGATCGAGATTGCCACCGACGCGATCGCGCTCCGGGTCGGCTCGACCGTGATCGAGATATCACCGACGAGCGAGAGTGATTTTCCGAGCACGTACTGTCGGGCAAATCTCGCCGGTGAAGTCGTCCTCGTCAATCATCCGGCAGTCGTGGGCGGGGTCGTCCAGGACGACGCCGAATGGACGAAAGCCCGGTTTTCGGCCACTGAAGAGGAGGTTACGCTGACGTTTCCCGGCGGCGAGCGGGTCACCAGTGACTTCGCCGACGTGGGGACCGTCGAGACAGGGACGCGATCGGTCATGGGCGAGACGCGACCGGTCGTCGAGATCGAACACACCGACGACGATGGTCGAAGTGTCGAGACCCACCTCTCGGGGACCGAACGGCACACGTCAGTGCTCCGGAAACTCTTCGAAGTCAGCGTCGCCGAGCGTGACGACGAATACGAACTCACGGAGACGGAGAGTCAAGTTCTCATGGCGCTTTACTCGGGGGTATCCCCGTTCGAAATGGCCGACTTCGTCGGTCTCAGCGTCGATGAAGTCGAAGAGATCTACGGGAAACTCCTCGAAGTCGGGGCGGTCGACGAGGTGCGCACTCGTACCGAGGTCTCGCTCAACGCCCAGGGCCGTAATATGGCCAGCGAGGCGATGAACGAGCAGTGA
- a CDS encoding BGTF surface domain-containing protein: MTDTTEKLRALFLTALMVFSVFAGTVAFSGAAAAANTGSAPAAEATGAVSYYADNTDDTTTTVEVAFNTSINSANATEFNVSFRGDDVGDNGMVNATTAGLAIDGATADNGAVDLTFNGSVNPVNITQVGIESQYGLVNSTVDVTQTTTTIGESAPSASDQTAYKGERIALVADDPETVISIAENGTFLRERGTGTNSDVLVVETSDLADTDTGYNFTFDPDGGATTYDLSFDPFDFSASISDTEITQDDGTTTLSAESNRIDRKVAFQVGDVVEFRTIGSDGQASADFTAEDLAVDTLSAEAVHLDTGIIVDLGDVTVNEKPDTNLELGSAGYQETAGDIVEIDLSITGTDQVDLLLDGEGFDEETIDVTDGDGDGSVTVLINTYTGTASAEGDDDSATLGYGEPIYPGTFTLFIAQDGDDSGAAEDAASLNLRQPELEGATVLVGPEGHDAFDGSNYDDDATQVAAIEGNTTEASEVANDNTDDGYSDEVVVAFDASGVFGAIEAGESTAAGINWSVEEAVQNNPGDIGGTVLASDDNDRIYFILDKGELEDKNVGQMFDGTLDINADRNTYWDNDGDVSASFEFVDADASPNTVEEPYQIVPGEDSEIRGSANVAPGSEFDVRVLAGGSLAIAENVVVSEDGTWNVSYDFSDRSVGDNATITVSAAYGVEVDAVFADTPEWETSGNVAQLEQRVSELETLLNETTMMLEQKNATIEELRTQVNESGGASQELLEQKNSTIAELESQVLNQTTAMSDLQEQLDSLNLSVQTLEANNEDLQSLLDEKNSTIEDLNEQLESDDETTTTGGPGFTAVIALVALMGAALLAVRRQQ; encoded by the coding sequence ATGACAGATACAACAGAGAAACTTCGCGCGCTGTTCCTCACAGCGCTGATGGTCTTCAGCGTCTTCGCTGGAACCGTCGCGTTCAGTGGTGCAGCCGCAGCGGCAAATACAGGCTCCGCCCCGGCGGCGGAGGCTACGGGAGCGGTATCGTATTATGCGGATAACACTGACGACACAACGACAACCGTTGAAGTGGCATTCAACACGTCGATCAATTCCGCCAACGCCACGGAATTCAACGTCTCGTTCCGAGGGGACGACGTTGGTGACAATGGCATGGTAAATGCCACAACGGCTGGATTGGCGATTGACGGTGCCACGGCCGATAACGGTGCTGTCGACCTTACCTTCAACGGATCGGTTAATCCGGTGAACATCACCCAGGTCGGCATCGAAAGTCAGTACGGCCTCGTCAACTCGACGGTTGACGTGACCCAAACGACGACAACAATTGGTGAATCTGCGCCGTCGGCATCTGACCAAACTGCGTACAAGGGCGAACGGATCGCTCTGGTCGCTGACGACCCAGAAACTGTCATCTCCATCGCTGAAAACGGAACGTTCCTCCGCGAACGAGGGACCGGAACGAACAGCGATGTCCTGGTCGTCGAAACCAGTGACCTGGCAGACACTGACACGGGATACAACTTCACGTTCGATCCGGACGGAGGGGCGACTACGTACGACCTGTCGTTCGATCCGTTCGACTTCTCGGCGTCCATCAGCGATACCGAGATCACGCAGGACGACGGCACGACGACGCTTTCGGCCGAATCCAACCGAATCGACCGTAAGGTCGCCTTCCAGGTTGGCGATGTCGTCGAGTTCCGTACCATCGGCAGTGACGGTCAAGCGTCCGCCGACTTCACCGCCGAAGACCTGGCCGTAGATACCCTCAGTGCCGAGGCAGTCCACCTCGACACAGGCATTATCGTTGACCTCGGTGACGTCACCGTCAACGAGAAGCCTGACACCAATCTCGAGCTCGGCTCGGCTGGTTACCAGGAGACTGCTGGTGACATCGTCGAGATCGACCTCAGCATCACGGGCACGGACCAAGTCGACCTTCTGCTCGACGGAGAAGGCTTCGACGAGGAAACGATCGACGTCACAGACGGTGACGGCGATGGCTCCGTGACCGTCCTCATCAACACGTACACGGGTACGGCCAGTGCCGAAGGTGACGACGACTCCGCCACCCTCGGTTACGGCGAGCCGATCTACCCCGGTACCTTCACGCTGTTCATCGCCCAGGACGGCGATGACTCGGGTGCAGCCGAGGACGCCGCGTCGCTCAACCTCCGGCAGCCGGAGCTTGAGGGCGCAACCGTCCTCGTCGGTCCCGAAGGTCACGACGCCTTCGACGGTAGCAACTACGACGACGACGCAACTCAGGTCGCCGCCATCGAAGGCAACACGACCGAGGCCAGCGAAGTCGCTAACGACAACACGGACGACGGCTACTCTGACGAAGTCGTCGTCGCCTTCGACGCCAGTGGTGTCTTCGGTGCCATTGAAGCAGGCGAAAGTACCGCAGCGGGCATCAACTGGTCGGTCGAAGAGGCTGTCCAGAACAACCCCGGCGACATCGGCGGCACAGTCCTCGCGAGCGATGACAACGACCGAATCTACTTCATCCTCGACAAGGGCGAACTCGAAGACAAGAACGTCGGCCAGATGTTCGATGGCACCCTCGACATCAACGCTGACAGGAACACGTACTGGGACAACGACGGCGACGTCTCGGCGAGCTTCGAGTTCGTCGATGCGGACGCCAGTCCCAACACGGTCGAAGAACCCTACCAGATAGTGCCCGGGGAAGACTCCGAAATCCGCGGCAGTGCGAACGTCGCACCCGGTAGCGAGTTCGACGTCCGCGTCCTCGCCGGTGGCTCGCTCGCCATCGCCGAGAACGTGGTAGTCAGTGAAGACGGCACGTGGAACGTCAGCTACGACTTCAGTGACCGCAGCGTTGGCGACAACGCGACGATCACTGTCTCGGCAGCCTACGGCGTGGAAGTCGACGCCGTCTTCGCAGACACGCCCGAGTGGGAAACCTCCGGCAACGTCGCTCAGCTCGAACAGCGCGTCTCCGAACTCGAGACGCTCCTGAACGAGACGACGATGATGCTCGAGCAGAAGAACGCCACCATCGAAGAACTGCGCACGCAGGTCAACGAGAGTGGCGGCGCAAGCCAGGAACTGCTCGAACAGAAGAACTCCACGATCGCGGAGCTCGAGAGTCAAGTCCTCAACCAGACCACCGCAATGTCTGACCTTCAGGAACAGCTTGACTCGCTGAACCTCTCGGTCCAGACCCTGGAAGCGAACAACGAGGATCTCCAGAGTCTGCTCGATGAGAAGAACTCCACGATCGAGGACCTCAACGAGCAGCTCGAATCTGACGATGAAACCACGACCACCGGCGGTCCCGGCTTCACGGCTGTGATCGCGCTGGTCGCCCTGATGGGTGCCGCACTGCTCGCCGTCCGCCGCCAGCAGTAA
- a CDS encoding tRNA pseudouridine(54/55) synthase Pus10 codes for MDLLAFARAARATGPICDACLGRPVADRSFGLTNTERGRALRTTVALDDDEPIDAPDECWVCEGACEDFDDWADRAADAIAEYDFDTYQVGTRVPALIEENERLLREDAGLEADAGEPLKGEFNREVGKRLGGQIDAAVDFERPDVQLLLDLEADSVEVQVNSAFVYGRYRKIKRDIPQTEWPCNDCNATGTVDGKPCEGCDGTGYRYDESVEELTAPVVREAMDGSRAVFHGAGREDVDARMLGTGRPFVIEVKEPRTRDVDVEDLQDDINDFADGKVEVEGLALATHDMVERVKEHDASKTYRMTVAFEEDVDREDFESALAELEGKTIEQRTPNRVAHRRGDIVRTRDVYAIDGKLDPDGEGMELAVGAEADDSGTSTANHATIEVHGEGGLYVKELVSGDEGRTEPSLAGLLDIAAEVTALDVLDVEGEDEPFEREPFFRDARAE; via the coding sequence ATGGATCTCCTCGCATTCGCCCGGGCCGCGCGAGCAACTGGCCCGATCTGTGACGCGTGTCTCGGCCGGCCGGTCGCCGACCGGAGTTTCGGACTCACGAACACCGAGCGCGGCCGTGCGTTACGGACCACCGTCGCACTGGACGACGACGAACCGATCGACGCTCCCGACGAGTGCTGGGTGTGTGAGGGTGCCTGCGAGGATTTCGACGACTGGGCCGACCGCGCCGCCGACGCCATCGCCGAGTACGACTTCGACACCTACCAGGTCGGGACGCGCGTCCCCGCACTGATCGAGGAGAACGAGCGCCTGCTCAGAGAGGACGCCGGCCTCGAAGCTGACGCGGGCGAACCGCTCAAGGGGGAGTTCAACCGCGAGGTCGGCAAGCGTCTGGGCGGGCAGATCGACGCCGCGGTCGACTTCGAACGCCCTGACGTTCAGCTCCTGCTCGACCTCGAAGCCGATAGCGTCGAGGTCCAGGTCAACTCCGCGTTCGTCTACGGTCGCTATCGGAAGATCAAGCGCGACATCCCCCAGACGGAGTGGCCCTGTAACGACTGCAACGCCACCGGCACCGTCGACGGCAAGCCCTGTGAGGGTTGTGACGGGACGGGCTATCGCTACGACGAGAGCGTCGAGGAACTCACCGCGCCGGTCGTCCGCGAGGCGATGGACGGTTCCCGGGCGGTCTTCCACGGAGCCGGTCGCGAGGACGTCGACGCGCGCATGCTCGGCACCGGTCGCCCGTTCGTGATAGAGGTCAAAGAGCCCCGAACCCGCGACGTGGACGTCGAGGATCTTCAGGACGACATCAACGACTTCGCCGACGGGAAGGTCGAGGTCGAGGGGCTCGCGCTCGCGACTCACGACATGGTCGAGCGCGTCAAGGAACACGACGCGAGCAAGACCTACCGGATGACCGTCGCGTTCGAGGAGGATGTCGACCGGGAGGACTTCGAATCGGCTCTCGCGGAACTCGAAGGGAAGACGATCGAGCAGCGGACGCCAAACCGCGTCGCCCATCGCCGCGGCGACATCGTTCGAACCCGTGACGTCTACGCCATCGATGGCAAACTCGACCCGGACGGCGAAGGGATGGAACTGGCTGTCGGAGCGGAAGCCGACGACTCCGGCACGTCCACAGCCAACCACGCCACGATCGAGGTCCACGGCGAGGGCGGCCTCTACGTGAAGGAACTCGTCTCCGGCGACGAGGGGCGAACCGAACCCAGTCTCGCCGGGCTGCTCGACATCGCTGCCGAGGTGACGGCACTCGATGTCCTCGATGTCGAAGGCGAGGACGAACCGTTCGAACGCGAGCCGTTCTTCCGGGACGCCCGAGCGGAATGA
- a CDS encoding PIN domain-containing protein, whose translation MIYADTDFFIALVKDDDWLQERAVSIARENDGQIYTSRATLLELLMISDRFAFDRFEALSYVLEIADVPEDESVLFQAADYMEQYDLTAFDAYHVAYADADPIVSSDKAFDDLTDDRIPIEAKSQ comes from the coding sequence ATGATCTACGCCGATACCGACTTTTTCATCGCGCTGGTCAAAGACGACGACTGGCTCCAGGAGCGTGCTGTCTCGATCGCCCGGGAGAACGATGGGCAGATCTACACGTCACGGGCAACGCTGCTCGAGTTGTTGATGATCTCCGACCGATTCGCGTTCGATCGCTTCGAGGCACTCAGCTACGTCCTCGAAATCGCGGACGTTCCCGAGGACGAATCCGTTCTCTTTCAGGCGGCGGATTACATGGAACAGTACGACCTCACGGCATTCGACGCCTACCACGTCGCCTATGCTGACGCCGATCCCATCGTCTCCTCGGACAAAGCGTTCGACGACCTCACCGACGACCGTATTCCGATCGAAGCAAAATCCCAGTAA